One stretch of Fictibacillus sp. b24 DNA includes these proteins:
- a CDS encoding GGDEF domain-containing protein yields MREWFVITEHRSENISSLLRWFFLVLCIPIFYYPPISNVLNYETDTFPLLLAIGILYMTSTQIVLHKCHEKSVYYRFFTRGGIVFDYIAYAWLMQLSGGAESPFVSVGYLIVIHAALYWRLKGAFLLGAAIFSTLMFFFITDSGYQDTMASFEFFMKSCFLWLIALYGGIIASKERQHYLEKNMYQLQSEQDYLTGLLNHRKFQEDVLEKTKQNKPFTLVLCDIDRFKNFNDQHGHLIGDEVLKLVGATFKRYISIKDGEAYRYGGEEFAWILHTASQHEVKKMIESINSHLKRFPYTIGNEPLPVTLSYGIAIYKTGEKPAEMIQRADMLLYEAKSSGRNTLKLDTIKMEENQLMM; encoded by the coding sequence ATGAGAGAATGGTTTGTAATAACGGAACACCGGTCTGAAAACATATCTTCTTTATTGCGGTGGTTCTTTTTAGTTCTTTGCATCCCTATATTTTACTATCCTCCTATTTCAAATGTATTGAACTATGAAACAGATACGTTTCCATTGCTATTGGCGATCGGAATACTATATATGACCTCAACGCAAATCGTATTACATAAATGCCATGAAAAATCCGTGTACTACCGATTTTTTACAAGGGGTGGCATTGTTTTTGACTATATAGCTTATGCTTGGCTCATGCAGCTGTCTGGAGGAGCAGAAAGTCCGTTTGTTTCAGTCGGTTATTTAATTGTCATTCATGCAGCTCTTTATTGGAGATTGAAGGGAGCTTTCCTTTTAGGAGCAGCAATTTTTAGTACCCTGATGTTCTTTTTTATAACAGACAGTGGCTATCAGGACACTATGGCTTCCTTTGAATTTTTTATGAAGAGTTGTTTCTTGTGGCTGATTGCATTATATGGCGGTATCATCGCATCTAAAGAAAGACAGCACTATCTTGAGAAAAACATGTATCAGCTTCAATCCGAACAAGACTATTTAACAGGGTTGCTTAACCACAGAAAGTTTCAAGAAGATGTATTAGAAAAAACAAAACAAAATAAGCCTTTCACTCTTGTCCTTTGTGACATTGACCGATTCAAAAATTTTAACGATCAGCATGGCCACTTGATTGGAGATGAAGTGCTAAAGCTCGTGGGAGCAACCTTTAAACGGTATATCTCTATTAAAGACGGTGAAGCTTATCGGTATGGCGGTGAAGAATTTGCGTGGATTTTGCATACAGCTAGCCAACATGAAGTGAAAAAGATGATTGAATCCATCAATAGTCACTTAAAGCGATTTCCTTATACCATCGGAAACGAACCGTTACCAGTAACATTGAGTTATGGTATAGCTATTTATAAAACGGGTGAAAAGCCTGCCGAAATGATCCAAAGAGCCGATATGCTTTTATATGAAGCAAAGTCATCAGGAAGAAACACGTTAAAACTGGATACCATCAAAATGGAGGAAAATCAGCTAATGATGTAG
- a CDS encoding GGDEF domain-containing protein, whose product MENFQLDLRTLKRNLFSKFMESIPTMIHTHKEHLGQYDDFHTFLNGFVEQYEKILVKFLRGIVHAVFLPEKRFELFLKQAEQKAFRSGIHFLRHQRIPHQTLACFTNSVSESVLQQVKKEAKNESHVVQLFMLDRWNRISHRSVTGFLSGFSAEQFKDLKEISIRDPLTNLYNRRYFYDCLEKELKKAHKLKLPLTLVMFDINNFKLINDEYGHLAGDEILQQIAELSKRLKLFSGFRFGGDEFVFLLPGISEAEAYILVEKIESQLMSWNNSISLAYGAIELLADACENIDYYLQLADERMYTNKREVKTCET is encoded by the coding sequence ATGGAAAACTTCCAACTAGACTTGCGCACACTCAAAAGAAACTTGTTTTCAAAATTTATGGAGTCTATTCCAACCATGATACATACTCACAAAGAGCATCTCGGACAATATGATGACTTTCATACGTTTCTGAACGGTTTTGTTGAGCAATACGAAAAAATATTAGTGAAGTTTTTACGGGGTATCGTTCATGCGGTTTTTTTGCCGGAAAAACGTTTTGAATTATTTTTAAAACAAGCTGAACAAAAGGCTTTTCGGTCTGGTATTCATTTTTTAAGACATCAGCGTATTCCGCATCAGACACTTGCTTGCTTTACTAATAGCGTCAGTGAATCTGTTCTGCAGCAAGTAAAAAAAGAAGCAAAAAATGAATCGCATGTTGTTCAACTTTTCATGTTGGACAGATGGAACCGTATATCACATCGGTCAGTTACTGGATTCTTAAGCGGTTTTTCAGCAGAGCAATTTAAAGATTTGAAAGAAATAAGTATTCGTGACCCGTTGACCAACCTTTATAACCGTCGCTACTTCTATGACTGTTTGGAAAAAGAGCTAAAGAAAGCGCACAAACTTAAACTGCCGTTAACACTCGTTATGTTTGATATTAATAACTTTAAACTGATAAACGATGAGTATGGGCATCTTGCTGGAGATGAGATCCTTCAACAGATCGCTGAGCTTTCAAAACGCTTAAAATTGTTTTCCGGATTTAGATTTGGAGGAGATGAATTTGTATTTCTTCTACCGGGAATTTCAGAAGCGGAAGCGTATATCCTTGTTGAAAAGATAGAGAGTCAATTGATGAGTTGGAACAATTCTATTTCACTCGCTTACGGTGCAATAGAACTTCTTGCAGATGCATGTGAAAACATTGATTATTATCTTCAACTGGCTGACGAACGAATGTATACGAACAAACGAGAAGTGAAAACGTGCGAAACGTAA
- a CDS encoding serine/threonine protein kinase: MEHFIQLARQLNSEIMIESQSPFDPVCPVNTPHPWQMLGCGNYAAVFLHPEYPDYVVKIYGRDEHGLLDEKKVYERLGDHPGFSVCYYTESRFLILKRIQGITLYDCVHKGIKIPEHVIFDIDQALSYATEKGLQPSDVHGKNVMISGNRGIIVDVSDFYKKEDCRKWKDLRKAYFKFYKKTLYHFPVKIPYFVLNVVRVGYRYYRMLKISKDYK; the protein is encoded by the coding sequence ATGGAACATTTTATTCAGCTTGCCAGACAATTGAACAGTGAAATCATGATTGAGAGCCAAAGTCCGTTTGATCCGGTATGTCCGGTAAATACACCACATCCTTGGCAGATGCTAGGCTGCGGTAATTACGCGGCTGTTTTTTTACATCCAGAATATCCCGATTATGTCGTGAAAATTTATGGCAGGGACGAACACGGTCTGCTGGATGAGAAGAAAGTATACGAACGTTTAGGCGATCATCCCGGGTTTTCTGTTTGTTATTACACGGAAAGTAGGTTCTTGATTTTAAAACGAATCCAAGGTATTACGCTTTATGACTGTGTGCATAAAGGAATTAAAATACCTGAACATGTGATTTTTGATATTGATCAAGCCTTAAGTTATGCAACGGAAAAGGGATTGCAGCCTAGCGATGTACATGGGAAGAATGTGATGATTTCGGGTAATAGAGGAATTATTGTGGATGTATCTGATTTTTATAAAAAGGAAGATTGCCGCAAATGGAAAGACTTGCGTAAAGCGTATTTTAAGTTTTACAAAAAGACACTTTACCATTTCCCTGTAAAAATTCCTTATTTTGTTTTAAATGTTGTACGGGTAGGGTATAGGTACTATAGGATGTTAAAAATTTCTAAAGACTACAAATAA
- a CDS encoding STAS domain-containing protein encodes MERQLKELGKKIIESKYDLAKKIDEVRVQHGENPPVLTDFVKELRGELFTYFGEALYEDFKTSEERFIKWGRKNGELAVEYEVPLDTALNSTRFYRIVLWDFIRNEINNEKFSADTVLKAASIIDPFLDETVHAFSVAYVENNNRVLGLAREAIEELSVPVVRLTRSVAVLPLVGTIDTHRSKLIMETSLQKCMELEVEHLFIDLSGVPVIDTMVAHNLFKVINSLKLLGVKVTLSGMRPELAQTVVSLGISFEGFSIAGNLYQELEAMGIGLQTK; translated from the coding sequence ATGGAGCGCCAATTGAAAGAATTGGGGAAAAAGATCATTGAAAGTAAATATGATCTGGCGAAGAAGATTGATGAGGTTCGAGTACAGCATGGTGAAAATCCGCCCGTTCTAACAGATTTTGTGAAAGAACTTCGTGGAGAATTATTCACATATTTTGGAGAAGCACTATATGAAGATTTTAAAACCAGCGAAGAACGGTTTATCAAGTGGGGAAGGAAGAATGGCGAACTTGCGGTTGAGTATGAAGTGCCTTTAGATACCGCACTAAACAGTACGAGATTTTATCGGATCGTGCTGTGGGACTTTATCCGAAACGAGATTAACAATGAAAAGTTTTCAGCCGATACTGTTTTAAAAGCAGCGTCAATCATTGATCCGTTTTTAGATGAAACCGTTCATGCTTTTAGTGTAGCTTATGTAGAAAACAATAACAGAGTACTCGGATTGGCCCGAGAAGCCATTGAAGAACTCTCTGTTCCAGTAGTTAGACTGACGAGATCCGTCGCTGTTCTTCCTCTTGTTGGAACGATTGATACTCACCGATCTAAGTTAATTATGGAAACATCACTTCAGAAATGTATGGAACTAGAAGTTGAGCATCTGTTTATCGATCTGTCTGGAGTACCAGTCATCGATACGATGGTAGCTCATAACTTATTTAAAGTGATTAATTCACTTAAGCTCCTCGGTGTAAAAGTTACGTTAAGCGGTATGCGGCCTGAATTAGCGCAGACGGTAGTATCATTGGGGATCAGTTTCGAAGGGTTTTCCATTGCGGGTAACTTGTATCAAGAGCTAGAGGCAATGGGAATCGGTCTTCAAACCAAATAA
- a CDS encoding DUF2243 domain-containing protein, translated as MKIWFGFLFGLFVMSHWSIRAFAWELKAVTAGERIGAVFLGVFILFLILLYIFKRYSTSFFHGFLAAIGLFLTVDNILFHWVFQLHRITSGPEANLLEPLFVLIGIALVYYTWKKEKIVV; from the coding sequence ATGAAGATTTGGTTCGGCTTTTTATTCGGTCTATTTGTTATGTCTCACTGGTCAATTAGAGCTTTTGCCTGGGAGCTTAAAGCTGTGACAGCAGGCGAACGAATTGGAGCAGTATTTTTAGGAGTTTTCATTTTATTTCTGATTCTGTTGTATATCTTCAAACGCTACAGCACATCATTTTTTCATGGATTTTTAGCTGCGATCGGCTTGTTTTTAACGGTAGATAACATCTTGTTTCACTGGGTGTTTCAATTACATCGTATTACCAGCGGTCCTGAAGCAAATCTTCTTGAACCTCTGTTTGTTTTGATCGGAATCGCACTTGTGTACTATACGTGGAAAAAAGAGAAAATAGTGGTTTAA
- a CDS encoding N-acetylmuramoyl-L-alanine amidase, with the protein MKEKYKITNQFIKNEWKQRPGGNRIPKYAVAHDTGNAGSTARQNYNYFNSKHLEASAHVFIDDKQILVIIPLNEKAWHVRSDVSDANEWGIGVELCYGGAIQFQEAYKRYVWFFAYLCEMYQWDPDRHIKGHFQLDPKRRTDPLNCFHQYSKTFPFFIEDIKYEQKKRTVNTEAFNETITSSGKLFKVQIGAFSSRENAEKLALKAKAAGFAVHIDYI; encoded by the coding sequence ATGAAAGAAAAATACAAAATTACTAATCAATTTATTAAAAATGAATGGAAGCAGCGTCCAGGCGGGAATCGCATTCCTAAATATGCTGTAGCTCATGATACAGGTAACGCTGGTTCAACAGCTCGGCAAAACTATAACTATTTCAATAGCAAGCACTTAGAAGCATCTGCCCATGTTTTCATTGATGATAAACAAATTCTTGTAATCATTCCGTTGAATGAAAAAGCATGGCACGTACGTTCTGATGTCTCTGATGCAAACGAATGGGGAATAGGGGTCGAACTTTGCTACGGTGGTGCTATTCAATTTCAAGAAGCATACAAACGGTATGTTTGGTTTTTTGCTTATTTATGCGAAATGTATCAATGGGACCCAGATCGTCATATTAAAGGCCACTTTCAACTGGACCCAAAACGGCGAACAGATCCGTTGAATTGTTTTCATCAATATAGTAAGACGTTTCCTTTCTTTATTGAGGATATAAAATATGAACAAAAGAAACGAACCGTCAATACAGAAGCATTTAATGAGACCATAACATCATCTGGAAAGCTTTTTAAAGTGCAGATCGGGGCATTCTCTTCTCGGGAAAACGCAGAAAAGCTTGCATTGAAAGCGAAAGCAGCGGGGTTTGCTGTTCATATTGATTACATTTAA
- a CDS encoding MarR family winged helix-turn-helix transcriptional regulator, translating to MENRGQSQGRNELERELEMSLRRLFRTLRKGLNEVYSDYIPSNEFAVLQTLYNQSPLMASEIANELKVSSSHITAVTDRLVVKNYIQRVRSDSDRRIVYLEITEDGKEIAKKMDEIKNKYLEKKFANLTDEDMKRMIASSTKLLD from the coding sequence ATGGAGAATAGAGGGCAATCCCAAGGAAGAAATGAATTAGAACGCGAACTTGAAATGAGTTTACGAAGACTTTTCCGTACGTTACGAAAAGGTCTGAACGAAGTGTATTCGGATTATATTCCAAGCAACGAATTTGCTGTACTGCAGACTCTATATAACCAGAGTCCTTTAATGGCATCTGAAATTGCCAATGAATTAAAGGTATCGTCAAGCCATATTACCGCAGTTACAGACCGCCTTGTTGTAAAAAACTATATTCAGCGTGTTCGTTCAGATTCAGACCGCAGAATCGTATATCTGGAAATTACAGAAGACGGTAAAGAAATCGCTAAAAAAATGGATGAAATTAAAAATAAGTATTTAGAAAAAAAGTTTGCTAACCTGACTGATGAAGACATGAAACGCATGATAGCTTCTTCAACAAAACTGCTGGATTAA
- a CDS encoding MDR family MFS transporter: protein MEHLEMRRKVIIMLSIMAAMLFAALNQTIVGTSLPKIIADLGGIEYYSWVFTIFMLTSSITAILVGKLSDIYGRKPFILLGIGVFTIGSLLCGVSRSILELIAYRGIQGLGGGMIMSTAFTAVGDLFPPRERGKWQGIMSSVFGLASVFGPTLGGYIVDHFHWHWVFWIFLPFGLVAFAAIYFLFPSVQRKEKESIDYTGSLLLTLTMVPLLLSFTWAGNQYDWISPEIIGLFSVTIVAFFLFIRTEKRVSSPVLPLDMFKNKVFTVSNIIGFFLGAGMFGSIMYMPFFIQGVMGTSATKSGFVMMPLTLAMVAGSTISGQIVTKTGKYKKLAMLGLFIMVSGMTSMHFMDTETTNTTAILNMILVGSGLGIAFPIFTLTVQNAIEHKYLGVATSSVQLFRQLGGTIGVSIMGSVMNNSLADHFNKESQKLMVSTPNITPQMGEQIKELANPQVLLNQGAVLEKFSALPPESLGLIKQVLGILRESLSYALNGVFLTGAIVIGSAFLLTFFFLKEIPLRTSNEEKTESNEQAAERKLG, encoded by the coding sequence ATGGAACATCTAGAAATGCGACGGAAAGTCATTATTATGCTTTCCATCATGGCGGCTATGCTGTTTGCTGCTTTAAACCAAACAATTGTTGGAACGTCCTTGCCTAAAATCATTGCTGATCTTGGCGGAATTGAATACTACAGCTGGGTATTTACAATTTTCATGCTCACTTCCAGCATTACGGCCATCCTCGTCGGAAAACTGTCTGACATATATGGCAGAAAGCCTTTTATCCTTTTAGGAATTGGTGTTTTTACAATTGGATCGCTGTTATGTGGAGTATCTAGAAGCATTCTTGAGCTTATTGCATATCGAGGTATACAAGGGCTTGGCGGCGGAATGATCATGTCAACCGCTTTTACAGCTGTTGGTGACCTGTTCCCTCCTCGCGAACGAGGCAAATGGCAAGGAATCATGAGCAGCGTGTTCGGATTAGCGAGTGTGTTCGGGCCCACATTAGGAGGATATATTGTTGATCACTTTCATTGGCATTGGGTGTTCTGGATTTTCCTTCCGTTCGGTCTAGTTGCTTTTGCAGCTATCTATTTTTTATTTCCGTCTGTACAAAGAAAAGAAAAAGAGTCCATTGATTACACAGGGTCTCTTCTATTAACACTTACGATGGTCCCCCTTCTGCTTTCTTTTACTTGGGCAGGCAATCAATACGACTGGATATCCCCTGAGATCATCGGATTATTTTCAGTAACCATTGTGGCTTTCTTCTTGTTTATCCGTACAGAAAAACGAGTCTCTAGCCCTGTTCTTCCTCTTGATATGTTTAAGAATAAAGTGTTTACAGTTTCTAACATTATCGGCTTCTTTTTAGGAGCAGGTATGTTTGGATCGATTATGTATATGCCTTTCTTCATTCAAGGCGTAATGGGTACATCTGCAACAAAATCCGGATTTGTGATGATGCCTCTTACGCTTGCCATGGTTGCTGGAAGTACGATAAGCGGACAGATTGTAACGAAGACTGGAAAGTACAAAAAACTTGCGATGCTTGGGCTGTTCATTATGGTAAGCGGTATGACGAGCATGCATTTTATGGATACCGAGACGACAAATACAACAGCCATCCTTAACATGATCTTAGTTGGTTCAGGACTAGGTATCGCTTTCCCTATCTTTACACTGACTGTACAAAATGCGATCGAACATAAATACTTAGGTGTTGCAACTTCATCCGTACAGCTATTCAGACAATTAGGCGGTACAATTGGTGTTTCGATCATGGGAAGTGTTATGAACAATTCACTAGCTGACCATTTTAACAAAGAATCTCAAAAACTAATGGTATCTACACCTAACATTACACCTCAGATGGGTGAGCAGATAAAAGAGCTGGCAAATCCACAGGTTCTGTTAAATCAAGGTGCGGTACTAGAAAAGTTTAGCGCGTTGCCACCTGAGTCACTCGGCCTTATTAAACAAGTCTTAGGAATATTGCGTGAGTCACTAAGCTATGCATTAAACGGCGTTTTCTTAACTGGCGCTATCGTGATTGGATCAGCGTTCTTGCTCACCTTCTTTTTCTTAAAAGAAATTCCGCTACGAACGTCTAATGAAGAGAAAACCGAATCGAATGAACAAGCAGCTGAGCGAAAGCTGGGGTAG
- a CDS encoding GNAT family N-acetyltransferase, with protein sequence MIIKTDQTWHEKVMDYLSAEPALNLFIIADIENFGYETEFQEIWADVGEDGAITGILLRYMGNYLPYAKGTINAEAFSEIINKDHNYEMLSGKKEITEQFRPYVAFERTKETYFAELRDAQFLNKSSSRENIRQAELSDVDSIMDLRHLIKEFDIRPTAKQSLEQALTTKTGRTYFIKDIDKMVSCASSTAENSLSAMIVGVCSHPDKRNQGLASLCMEALCQDILAEGKAVCLFYDNPKAGSIYKRLGFKDIGFWSMNYPVRHVSAEQQTTLVK encoded by the coding sequence ATGATTATTAAGACTGATCAAACTTGGCATGAAAAAGTAATGGACTATTTAAGTGCAGAACCTGCTTTGAATTTATTTATTATTGCAGACATTGAAAACTTTGGATATGAAACAGAATTTCAGGAAATCTGGGCTGATGTGGGTGAAGACGGCGCAATAACAGGTATTCTTCTCCGTTACATGGGTAACTATCTGCCTTATGCAAAAGGAACGATAAATGCCGAAGCATTCTCAGAGATTATCAATAAAGATCACAATTATGAAATGCTTTCCGGCAAAAAGGAAATAACCGAACAGTTTCGACCATATGTAGCTTTTGAGCGAACGAAAGAAACCTATTTTGCTGAACTAAGAGATGCTCAATTCTTAAACAAAAGCAGTTCTCGAGAAAATATTAGGCAAGCTGAACTATCAGATGTTGATAGCATTATGGACTTAAGGCACCTGATAAAAGAGTTTGATATTCGGCCTACAGCTAAACAAAGCTTGGAACAAGCATTAACTACTAAAACAGGCCGTACGTATTTTATCAAGGATATTGATAAGATGGTTTCTTGTGCATCTTCAACCGCTGAAAATTCTTTATCAGCTATGATTGTAGGTGTTTGTTCACATCCAGATAAAAGAAATCAAGGTCTTGCATCTCTATGCATGGAAGCACTGTGTCAGGACATCCTGGCTGAGGGGAAAGCGGTTTGTCTTTTTTACGATAATCCGAAAGCAGGATCCATCTATAAGCGGTTAGGATTTAAAGATATCGGCTTTTGGAGCATGAACTATCCTGTGCGCCATGTATCTGCAGAACAGCAAACAACGCTTGTGAAATAA
- a CDS encoding response regulator yields MISILLVDDHAILRDGLKNILSFEDDIKVVGESISGEEALTAAQELMPDVIIMDINLPGMNGVETTSVIKAKHPNIRILVLTMYTHDEYLLSALKAGADGYLLKDAPSEHVVDAIHAVYRGESMITPRMTKKLVNIHLQQTQIKQDETNLTEREQEVLIGLVEGLSNKEIADKLFISDKTVKIHVSKIFKKLEVKSRSQAVIYAVQNQLVPM; encoded by the coding sequence ATGATTTCTATATTACTTGTAGATGACCATGCTATTTTACGAGATGGATTAAAGAACATCTTATCATTTGAAGACGATATAAAAGTTGTCGGTGAATCAATATCAGGTGAAGAAGCGTTAACGGCCGCTCAAGAATTGATGCCAGATGTTATTATTATGGATATTAACTTGCCAGGAATGAACGGTGTGGAAACGACATCGGTTATAAAAGCAAAACATCCGAACATCCGTATCCTCGTTCTGACTATGTACACGCATGACGAATATTTACTATCTGCATTAAAAGCCGGTGCAGATGGCTACTTGTTAAAAGATGCACCATCCGAACATGTGGTAGATGCCATACATGCGGTTTATAGAGGGGAATCAATGATTACCCCAAGAATGACAAAGAAACTAGTAAACATCCACCTTCAGCAGACGCAAATAAAACAAGATGAAACGAACCTGACTGAACGTGAGCAGGAAGTGTTGATCGGGTTAGTTGAAGGTTTGAGCAATAAAGAAATTGCAGATAAACTCTTTATCAGTGATAAGACAGTAAAAATTCATGTAAGTAAAATATTTAAGAAGCTTGAAGTGAAAAGCCGCTCACAAGCTGTCATCTATGCCGTACAAAACCAGCTCGTACCGATGTAA
- a CDS encoding GAF domain-containing sensor histidine kinase, producing the protein MGINRDKAASSFVSLIIAAGMVILILSLFSISKTPDLLVFLTLLIFLFITEYYPIPIWKGISALSFPLLYTIELLYGWGIAVFVFGCMVCLVNALNQRPLRIVLFNPSQLMISFFGAVHLTDFLLSTFTAQWSLFWSAEIRMIGIAILYYLFNNLIVDIVLFLRPQVYHFQFWKTKTISETLVTLFSVLYITLMFLLGSQNRGVVDAFSYIFFFSPLVAIALICSFIARLRQEQNRLKALYDISTTFNAQLPSKNWLKQVELPFLEFLGTDAVLLYLFDGTTWKLAYENGGLSTSKDLSENLLQHIEANSKMVLFNKKSEDNEWVFHYFQSSIKSIMIAPLTIEDEVTGVLLTGRTRTHSFSSVDEQSMATLVNQLAVAWKSKLLISEREKRVLLEERNRIAREIHDGIAQTLAGSVMQLETAQRVFEQKPERTKQLVAVSTEKLRGSLKDLRESIYALRPYPTERIGLHQAIQSKVKAVKDEGHNIQFRFQERGTRYPLSTMVEKVIFDIFQESLHNTLKHADASKVEILLSYSKEQVIFKIKDDGKGFSLFESMIKARQEPHYGILNMNELSESLGASLHIDSAKGKGTEIKLHIPQIESKEAF; encoded by the coding sequence ATGGGGATAAACCGGGATAAAGCAGCTAGTTCATTTGTTTCGCTTATTATTGCAGCAGGTATGGTCATTTTGATTCTAAGTCTGTTTTCGATTTCCAAAACACCAGATCTTCTCGTATTCTTAACGCTATTGATCTTTCTCTTTATAACAGAGTATTATCCGATTCCAATCTGGAAAGGTATAAGTGCACTGAGCTTTCCTTTGCTGTACACGATTGAGCTTCTTTACGGATGGGGGATAGCGGTTTTTGTTTTTGGGTGCATGGTTTGTTTAGTTAACGCTTTGAATCAGCGCCCATTGCGTATCGTACTATTCAATCCTTCTCAGCTAATGATCAGCTTTTTTGGTGCTGTTCATCTGACAGACTTTTTATTATCAACTTTTACGGCACAATGGAGTCTGTTTTGGTCCGCTGAAATACGGATGATTGGAATAGCGATTCTTTATTATCTTTTCAATAATTTAATAGTCGATATCGTGCTTTTTTTACGGCCGCAAGTTTATCATTTTCAATTTTGGAAAACAAAAACGATCTCAGAAACACTTGTAACGCTCTTTTCTGTTCTCTACATTACGTTAATGTTTTTATTGGGCAGCCAAAACCGTGGTGTGGTAGATGCTTTTTCCTATATCTTTTTCTTCTCTCCCTTGGTCGCAATTGCACTTATATGTTCCTTTATAGCAAGGCTGCGTCAGGAGCAAAACAGGTTAAAAGCACTTTATGATATCAGTACTACGTTTAATGCTCAATTACCTTCAAAGAATTGGTTAAAGCAAGTTGAACTTCCTTTTTTAGAGTTTCTTGGCACGGATGCTGTGCTTCTTTATCTCTTTGATGGAACGACATGGAAACTAGCGTACGAAAATGGCGGTCTTTCCACAAGCAAAGATCTTTCAGAGAATTTGCTCCAGCATATTGAGGCTAACTCTAAAATGGTTTTGTTTAATAAAAAGAGTGAAGATAACGAATGGGTGTTTCATTATTTTCAAAGCAGTATAAAGTCGATCATGATCGCACCACTTACCATTGAGGATGAAGTTACAGGTGTACTTCTTACAGGAAGAACCAGAACACATTCATTTTCCTCTGTCGATGAGCAGTCAATGGCAACGCTTGTTAATCAGCTGGCGGTTGCTTGGAAATCCAAACTGCTGATCTCCGAACGTGAAAAACGGGTGCTGTTAGAAGAAAGGAACAGAATTGCCCGTGAAATTCACGATGGCATTGCACAAACATTAGCCGGATCTGTTATGCAGCTTGAAACTGCTCAGCGCGTATTTGAACAAAAGCCTGAAAGAACAAAACAGCTTGTAGCGGTAAGTACTGAAAAATTAAGAGGAAGTTTAAAGGACTTGCGAGAATCTATCTACGCTTTGCGCCCATATCCAACCGAACGAATAGGACTTCATCAAGCCATTCAATCCAAAGTGAAGGCTGTAAAAGATGAAGGTCATAACATACAATTTCGCTTCCAAGAGCGCGGCACTAGATATCCGCTTAGTACAATGGTAGAGAAAGTCATTTTTGATATTTTTCAAGAAAGTCTTCATAACACGCTAAAGCATGCGGATGCAAGCAAAGTCGAAATTCTTTTAAGCTACTCTAAAGAACAAGTCATTTTTAAGATAAAAGATGATGGCAAAGGATTTTCGCTATTTGAATCGATGATCAAAGCTAGGCAAGAGCCTCATTATGGCATACTGAACATGAACGAATTATCCGAGAGTCTAGGTGCATCCCTTCATATTGATTCTGCAAAAGGAAAGGGAACCGAAATTAAATTACACATTCCTCAAATAGAATCCAAGGAGGCTTTTTAA